A window of Microtus ochrogaster isolate Prairie Vole_2 unplaced genomic scaffold, MicOch1.0 UNK116, whole genome shotgun sequence genomic DNA:
GACTAGCACCATGCAGGCAGTCCGCAACATGGCCTCAGTCTCTGAGCTCTCCTGCATCTACTCCGCCCTTATCCTCCACCACGACGATGACAACGACGACAACGAGGTGACGGTCACGGAGGATAAGATCAATGCCCTCATTAAAGCAGCTGGGGTCAATTTTGAACCTTTCTGGCCTGACTTGTTTGCAAAGGCCCTGGCCAATGTCAATACTGGGAGCCTCATCGGCAATGTAGGGGTTGGtgggcctgctccagcagctGGAGCAGCACCAGCAGGCGGTCCTGCCCCCTCTACCACTGCTGCCCCAGCTGAGGGGAAGAAAGTGGAAGCAAAAAAGGAAGAATCCGAGGAGTCTGATGAAGACATAGGCTTTGGTCTTTTTGACTAGGCGTTTTGATACCATGgctaataaaaagataaatctgtaaaaaaaaaattccactcaGTGGCAGCAGTCTTCAGTATCTACCATATTTGGGATCTCTAAGCCCAAACACAAGAGATCCAGAGTCTCTCCAATAGGGAGAAGAAACTGTTTGAGCTCTTGCTgatggccatgtcagaggagcagcaggtggcaattgaCTTCAGGGGACTGTCCCACCAGCATGCAAGTCACTGATGGGTGAATCTTGGATAGGAAAGGCCCCAACAGTTTCAGtcccagaatgtcttttgctgTTGTCATTTTTCTCTAGTATCTGTCATAGGGTGAATGAGTGTGAAGAGATTCCCACTGCCTTTAATGTAGTATGATTATCTTGAGGAACTATCCtcttctactgggcatttttacctgtggattattatgaagatgatttcctcttaaTCTGTACTGTTTAAAGTGTTTTCCCCCACCTGTGATAAAACAGGAGCCACAGAGGATAGAAAAATAGAACAAGGAAATGTCACACTGCTAGTTTGTTTCTCTCGAGGAGCCATACAGACTGTGGTTTAGGTTAATgattgtaaaagaaaagaaaagaaaagaagagaagagaagagaagagaagagaagagaagagaagagaagagaagagaagagaagagaaaagaaaagaaaagattgagTCCCAGAAGTTCAGCTCATCTTAACGTTGGGAGATGTCTTCACAGGTTTCAGTgtgcatcacagctgaaacaaagctttaaaatctGACTTAAGGCTAGATTAGTATGTCTTTGCTGatagctttgaggtgaaaaacctTGGGAAACAATCTAaagtttagaaaggcacatagttGAGTGAGGGACTCATTAAGGTCAAGAACCAAGAATAAAGCAGCCTAATTATTATAGGCTTTCCTACTAGGATCAGTTGATGACCCATGATGATGATTACTTGAACGCATTTCTCCCCTCAACTTTCCGATATAAAGAACGGTTGACAAATGGTTATGCACCTGGAGGACTTAGAAATGAcgattgtttttcatatataaaagtttagatttctAATTCTTCTAAGATTTCTTATGAGATTgccttttgagataaataataaaatgattggtCCTTTCTCTGTGActacaaaatgcagcctgccagtaagaGAAAAATACTTTGCTTGCTTACATTTTGTTAGTCTATAATAAGTTGCTTGGCTATAAATAGATGTGGGTTCTTTGAATAATTTGGTTTTCATCTATAGTATGTAGAGTGTTCAATTATATAAGGGAAATGAGAAACGTGgttttttatctgtatttattatAATCACTCACATGGAAAGTAAAATGTAACCACACTGTAATTTTATATTGCTCgaaagattttgctgggataTATAAGATGTAAGGGAAAAATTCAGTTAGTTAGAAGAAAAACATCAGGgtagaaaaacaagacagaaaaggaaTAGGGTAGAAGAAGCAaaagtaagaataataaaatgaagaactaagCTTTGGCCCTCAGAAAACTCCTCATGTATCTGTCTATCCAGAAGCTCACCTGCTCTGTAGCTCCTTTTTAGTTTCTCTGACCTGCTGAAGGCTTGCCATTCAGCAGTACCCTAGGTGAGATCCTGGCattttggaggtgtgtgtgtgcatgtgtgtttccctttttcaCTGGCCCAGAGAGTTAAGGTCAGCCTCCCCTTGCTGACCCCAGAGAATTAGGTTTTACTTGCTCAGATAGAAGGGCAAGTTGAGTGATTAGTCTGTCAACTCTGTGAATCCCCCTTAATCCCTGAGCTGCTAGAGGCTGGTCCTCATGGCAACGAATAAGCTCTATATTGTTTTACATACTGTCAGTCCTAATCTGCATTTC
This region includes:
- the LOC101989843 gene encoding 60S acidic ribosomal protein P1-like isoform X2; translation: MASVSELSCIYSALILHHDDDNDDNEVTALANVNTGSLIGNVGVGGPAPAAGAAPAGGPAPSTTAAPAEGKKVEAKKEESEESDEDIGFGLFD
- the LOC101989843 gene encoding 60S acidic ribosomal protein P1-like isoform X1, with protein sequence MASVSELSCIYSALILHHDDDNDDNEVTVTEDKINALIKAAGVNFEPFWPDLFAKALANVNTGSLIGNVGVGGPAPAAGAAPAGGPAPSTTAAPAEGKKVEAKKEESEESDEDIGFGLFD